The following proteins are co-located in the Schistocerca nitens isolate TAMUIC-IGC-003100 chromosome 2, iqSchNite1.1, whole genome shotgun sequence genome:
- the LOC126235220 gene encoding uncharacterized protein LOC126235220 has product MNFKYVLHGHHSMLIDRDDILWRQHYLRTIKWLRGKGRPIYYLDETWVNAGHTRSYVWVDETINSSKQAFLSGLSTGSKGPSGKGKRLIIVHIGSKTGFVEGCLWTFESKNHEKMCTKTFEKWFQDVLPRLQENAVIVLDNTPYHSRRKEKFPNANSNKHEISEWLKSKNIDFENGMMKKELLDIVKTHRTGHNEYAIDEMAKNAGKTVLSIPP; this is encoded by the coding sequence atgaatttcaaatatgtcctGCATGGGCACcatagcatgctaatagacagggatgacattTTATGGAGGCAGCATTATCTTCGAACCATTAAATGGTTGAGAGGTAaaggcagacccatttactatttggacgagacgtgggtgaacgcaggacatacccgaagttaTGTCTGGGTGGATGAaactataaattcctcaaaacaagcgtttctgtccggattatccaccggaagcaagggcccatcaggtaaagggaaacgtctgattatcGTACACATTGGCAGCAAAAcagggttcgttgaaggatgtttgtggactttTGAATCCAAGAATCATGAGAAGATGTGCACCAaaaccttcgagaagtggtttcaagatgttcttcctcggcttcaggaaaatgcagttattgttcttgataacacgccgtaccattctcggagaaaagaaaaatttcccaatgcgaattccaataagcacgaaatatcagagtggctaaaatctaaaaacatcgatttcgaaaACGGTATGatgaagaaagaacttttagatatagttaaaaCTCACAGAACAGGgcacaacgaatacgcaatagatgaaatggcgaagaatgcagggaaaactgttctcagtATTCCTCCGTAG